Part of the Shewanella eurypsychrophilus genome is shown below.
CTTATCGGCAATGCTGACTCTGGTGTAGCCATCGGCAACCATTGCTCGGATCTTCTCTTTCTCGGTAGTGGTAAAACTTCCACGTTTCTTGAGTCCCTTCATGC
Proteins encoded:
- a CDS encoding helix-turn-helix domain-containing protein, which translates into the protein MKGLKKRGSFTTTEKEKIRAMVADGYTRVSIADKFGVHVNTVYRVVKR